The Delphinus delphis chromosome 2, mDelDel1.2, whole genome shotgun sequence genome contains a region encoding:
- the ENKUR gene encoding enkurin isoform X1, with protein MDPTCSSESIYNLIPSDWKEHPPPPRYVSVFKAAVKDEKQKFKTAMKTMGPAKLEVPSPKDFLKKHSKEKTLPPKKKFERNEPRKPPVPLRTDHPVMGIQSEKKFINTNAADVIMGVAKKPKPIYVDKRTGDKHDLETSGLVPKYINKKGYGVTPDYIRKRNEEVKKAQEEYDNYIQENLREAAMKRLSDEEREAVLQGLKKNWEEVHKKFQSLSVFIDSIPKKIRKQKLEEEMKQLEHDIGVLEKHKIIYIANK; from the exons ATGGATCCAACGTGCTCTTCTGAGAGCATTTATAACCTCATACCCAGTGACTGGAAGGAACATCCCCCGCCTCCTAG gtaTGTATCCGTTTTTAAGGCAGCTGTAAAAGATGagaagcaaaaatttaaaactgcAATGAAAACTATGGGACCAGCAAAACTTGAAGTACCTTCTCCAAAGGATTTCCTGAAGaaacattcaaaggaaaaaactcTACCACCCA aaaaaaagtttgaaCGGAATGAGCCCAGAAAGCCTCCTGTGCCATTGAGGACGGACCATCCAGTCATGGGAATacagagtgaaaaaaaatttataaatacaaatgCAGCCGATGTCATTATGGGAGTGGCTAAAAAACCTAAGCCAATTTATGTTGACAAAAGAACTGGAGACAAGCATGACCTTGAAACTTCCGGACTAGTTCCAAAGTACATCAATAAAAAG GGTTATGGTGTCACGCCTGATTACATACGTAAGCGAAATGAAGAAGTGAAGAAAGCCCAGGAAGAATATGATAACTATATCCAGGAAAACCTCAGGGAAGCAGCTATGAAAAGGCTATCTGATGAAGAAAGGGAGGCAGTTCTGCAG GGGCTGAAAAAGAACTGGGAAGAAGTACATAAGAAGTTTCAGTCCCTCTCGGTCTTCATCGACTCCATACCAAAGAAGATTCGCaagcagaagctggaagaagagaTGAAGCAGCTGGAACATGACATTGGTGTCCTCGAAAAGcacaaaattatttatattgCTAATAAGTAA
- the ENKUR gene encoding enkurin isoform X2: MKTMGPAKLEVPSPKDFLKKHSKEKTLPPKKKFERNEPRKPPVPLRTDHPVMGIQSEKKFINTNAADVIMGVAKKPKPIYVDKRTGDKHDLETSGLVPKYINKKGYGVTPDYIRKRNEEVKKAQEEYDNYIQENLREAAMKRLSDEEREAVLQGLKKNWEEVHKKFQSLSVFIDSIPKKIRKQKLEEEMKQLEHDIGVLEKHKIIYIANK; this comes from the exons ATGAAAACTATGGGACCAGCAAAACTTGAAGTACCTTCTCCAAAGGATTTCCTGAAGaaacattcaaaggaaaaaactcTACCACCCA aaaaaaagtttgaaCGGAATGAGCCCAGAAAGCCTCCTGTGCCATTGAGGACGGACCATCCAGTCATGGGAATacagagtgaaaaaaaatttataaatacaaatgCAGCCGATGTCATTATGGGAGTGGCTAAAAAACCTAAGCCAATTTATGTTGACAAAAGAACTGGAGACAAGCATGACCTTGAAACTTCCGGACTAGTTCCAAAGTACATCAATAAAAAG GGTTATGGTGTCACGCCTGATTACATACGTAAGCGAAATGAAGAAGTGAAGAAAGCCCAGGAAGAATATGATAACTATATCCAGGAAAACCTCAGGGAAGCAGCTATGAAAAGGCTATCTGATGAAGAAAGGGAGGCAGTTCTGCAG GGGCTGAAAAAGAACTGGGAAGAAGTACATAAGAAGTTTCAGTCCCTCTCGGTCTTCATCGACTCCATACCAAAGAAGATTCGCaagcagaagctggaagaagagaTGAAGCAGCTGGAACATGACATTGGTGTCCTCGAAAAGcacaaaattatttatattgCTAATAAGTAA